The DNA window TTGTAATCGCTGGTGGGAATTGTCAGTCTTCACTCCTGTGTCGATGCGGGGGAGGGGCAACTTGCTCTCGCGCACAGCGATAAGGCTGGAGAGCCAGAATATTTGGCCTAGCACAGGTCTCGAGGTTGAAGGGTGCCATTGGATGTTTAATTGATCTAATTGAGTGTTTACGAGTTGGAGATACGAAGGGGATTGCGAAGCTCTTGCTCTTTAAGCCGTTAACGTATAGCCACTTTTGCTTGATAAGGCCGACGCCGGAGGGGCGAGTCATCGCAATTTATGTGGGGCGGGATGTTATCATGGAAAAGGCCTTCAAGATATTGGATAATTAACAGAGTAAAGATTTGATGTTTATATCCTCGATAAGTAATTGGGCAAGGACTGTCTCCGAATTGTGACTGTACAAGAACACTGGCTATTGATGTGCTGGTGTCGTTGCATCGCACTTCCAAGTTACTTACATGTACTTCTACTAGGTACCATTCAGAGAAAGCGAATCATAATGGAATATATTTGGAGATGTTGGATATATATAATGAAATAATACTGTTTAAGAACAGATCTTATCAAGTAATTCACGCGGATGAAAGGTACTTCAACCACAATGAAACAATGTGATGATGTATAAACTATCTACTATCTAAGTTCCGCAGAATGGAGTCAAGAATACATAGTGAAAGATTGTCCAAGACCATTACCACCAACTTACTTTTGCCATTGCGATTCACCTGAAAGCTGTACGACATCGTCTGATATGGAATACGATTCAGAAGACTATGAAGCGGCAGAACGAACTCGAAACAAACCAAACAGCAACTCGCGATATCATTAGGCGAACGTCAATCGGGTAACCCATGATCATAAGATCAAATTGAGACACTTTTTAGTATCCAAGGTCGCGTGGCCCAATGGCAAGGCGTCTGACTACGAATCAGAAGATTCTGGGTTCGATCCCCAGCGTGATCAAGATCTCTTTTTGATGTTGGTGTCGAATATCTGTCGATCCTCTGTTGTGGGGGAGGGTTGGCGCAGACCTTTTTTGTGGGTTGGACGTCTAGCGTTAGATGACTTACATGGCCTTACTATATATACACTTGTCTATCAAGACATCATTTACAAGAGCATTGTGTAAAATAGTTGCGTTAATATAGATAACACGCCATGTAAAACCTGGTTTGCTTTCCTGCGGTGTTCAGTTTTCATGCATATAACAAATGAAGGCACCAGGCAAACGTTTCAGTATTGTAAATAACCTAAGCTAGAATCTATCTAATAATAGCCGAATAGCATCTATGACCAAGCATTTGAACTTCCACAATAGTACCTGTGTTTTGTCAGTCTGCAGAGTTGTGTTTATCGATAAGTTGATAGAGGGCATTGAATCTTGATTAGTTAGTACACCGTTTACTTCGAGAAACTACTAAGATAAACACACTCTAGCACTCTTATTCTTCCTCTTTTGATAGGCGTTATAATCATATTCATGTCAAAGTCATAAGACGTCTACCATATAGTCTAAACTCATAACGTGcatatccatatccatatccataATTCATAAACTTCATTAAATGCCTGAATCGTCTtgctccatctccatcttgtgCGAAAAGTCATGCCACGCCTTACAACCCTTCTCAATGTCCTCATATTCCTGGTCTGACACCAAGCCGGAAATTTCGTCTTCTCGTACAACAAATTGCATGGAAAATCCTTCTGCGGCATGCCACCCTATGTGACAGTGCATAAGCCACACGCCTGGATTATCCGTTAGGAAAGCAATCACCAAATGTCCCTTAGCAGGGAGGAGGGCAGTATCGCGGCGTGGTGGATTGTCTGTTTTGAGTGTGACATTAGGACCATACGGTCCAACGCCCTGTGCGAGTATGTGGTAGTCAAAGCCATGGAGGTGGATTGGGTGGGAAATATCGAGTTCCGTTTCAATGGCGAGGTAAACCCACGCGTCCTTCTTTGGAATGCGGATCACGGCGTTTGACTCGGTGAATGAGGTATTGTGACCGAGCTTAAGGAGTGAAGGGTGGTCCCATTCAGCAATCATGGTGGTACTGTTAAGGGACCACTTGATTATACCATCCGAATTCCAGGATCGGTTGGCATTCTCGACGACTTCCATATCCGGTGGACCAACGGAATGGGGAACAATAGGTACAATGCTTTCATAAGGTTCATCTTCGCAGTGATCATCGTATTTTCGTCCCTTGGTTGTAGGTGTCGTACTGTTTGAAGAGTATGATACAATCCCGAGAGCGTTCTGTGGGTTGGCGTTCTTGGTGCAATCAAGTTGAGGGATGGCACGGAGCCAAAAAGATGATGCTTTCGAAGCTTGGTTGGCAGTAACAAGAATATCCATGCGCTCGCCTGAAGAGTGTTAGGAGGTAATGAAAGAGAACAGTCAGAGGAGGCTTACCGATTGCGATGCTGACATGGTCAGTCTCGTATGGTTTGATAGAAACAAAGTCCACAGCAATAACTTTGAGAGTGTGATGATCGATGGAGAATTTGTAGAGGGTATCAATGCCAGTGTTGATAAGACGTAGTCGATGTGTTTTCCCCTCTTCAAAGTCCAGTTTGAACCGCTCGCCAGTCTGGTTCTTCCCATCTCCTTTGCTGTAAGTGTTGGTACCGTTAATGAGGACATTGTCCATCGGGTAAGGGCCTTTCCGCTGAACCTCAGGCAGGATCTCATTAACAGTTCGGTGGGACCAATCACTAAGCATGATAGTTCCAACATCTTCGTCGTAGTTGGCGCTTGCTGGGCCACGGATGATCAAGCCGCCATAGACACCATCATAGGTCTGAAGGCCAAAGTGGGAGTGATACCATGAAGTGCCATATTGAGTCGCTCGCCATCTGTATGTTACCGAAGAGCCAGGAGCTATAGGGCACTGAGTGATAGCAACAACGCCGTCCTGAGAGTTCGTATAGTTCTGATGAGTGCCATGGAAGTGAAAAGATGAGCCATTAGTAGAAGTCTTGAGGTTGCTCGTCAAGTGAACGACAACGTTGTCTCCCCAGTCAGCGAATATTGTTGGGCCTGAGATGTTAGATAATAGCCCGTGGATCTTTGAAAGAAATCATaccaggtactgttccaTTGATGGCCTGGGCGAATCTCGGGACTCCATCGGGAGCAAAGACGATTTCACTGATTTCCAGCCAGTATTCTCTCGTAACGCCAGTATCCGGAATTACAGAGTAATAATCGCTGTGGATGTCATATCCACACCAGTGATCTCGAGTAGAGGGCGTATTGCCAGAACATGGCCCTTTCCGTGGATTTCGGGCAACAGGCCCAGGCAGAGCTTTCAAACATGAAGCCAGGGCAAGGCAGAGAAGTGAATATAATGCGATACTGTGCATATTGGATAATGTGAGATCGAATGTGCTTAATGATGGGCTTGGAGGAAACCATACTGCAACAATGACATATCTCTTTATAGGATCTCAAGAAACGACAATAGCGGAATAACCGCTTTAGAGATCAAACATCGTCTGGTCATTACACGTCTCAACCGGTCTCAGCGGCATAAATTCTGATTCACGTGGAACATAGAGTTCTCTAAGTTCCAGTAAGAGGTCGTGAAATGCGTTGAGAAGCCATAGCGCTGCATGGTGGTCCATCGGACGGTCCGAGTTGTTC is part of the Fusarium poae strain DAOMC 252244 chromosome 4, whole genome shotgun sequence genome and encodes:
- a CDS encoding hypothetical protein (SECRETED:SignalP(1-20)~CAZy:AA1_3~CAZy:AA1_1~CAZy:AA1_2), with amino-acid sequence MHSIALYSLLCLALASCLKALPGPVARNPRKGPCSGNTPSTRDHWCGYDIHSDYYSVIPDTGVTREYWLEISEIVFAPDGVPRFAQAINGTVPGPTIFADWGDNVVVHLTSNLKTSTNGSSFHFHGTHQNYTNSQDGVVAITQCPIAPGSSVTYRWRATQYGTSWYHSHFGLQTYDGVYGGLIIRGPASANYDEDVGTIMLSDWSHRTVNEILPEVQRKGPYPMDNVLINGTNTYSKGDGKNQTGERFKLDFEEGKTHRLRLINTGIDTLYKFSIDHHTLKVIAVDFVSIKPYETDHVSIAIGERMDILVTANQASKASSFWLRAIPQLDCTKNANPQNALGIVSYSSNSTTPTTKGRKYDDHCEDEPYESIVPIVPHSVGPPDMEVVENANRSWNSDGIIKWSLNSTTMIAEWDHPSLLKLGHNTSFTESNAVIRIPKKDAWVYLAIETELDISHPIHLHGFDYHILAQGVGPYGPNVTLKTDNPPRRDTALLPAKGHLVIAFLTDNPGVWLMHCHIGWHAAEGFSMQFVVREDEISGLVSDQEYEDIEKGCKAWHDFSHKMEMEQDDSGI